In Capsicum annuum cultivar UCD-10X-F1 chromosome 11, UCD10Xv1.1, whole genome shotgun sequence, one genomic interval encodes:
- the LOC107847529 gene encoding elongation factor 1-gamma 2 isoform X1 — protein MALILHSTSNNKNAAKGLIAAEYTGVKVELAKDFQMGVSNKTPEFLEMNPIGKVPVLQTPDGPVFESNAIARYVTKTKPDNLLFGSSLIEYAQIEQWNDFSATEVDANIARWLYPRLGYAVYIPPAEEAAVAALKRALGALNTHLASNTYLVGHSITLADIIMVCNLSIGFGVIMTKSFTKEFPHVERYFWTVVNQPNFCKILGEVKQAESIPAPPSKKPAPATEKPKAKEEPKKEVKEEPKPAEEEAAPKPKPKNPLDLLPPSPMILDDWKRLYSNTKTNFREVAVKGFWDMYDPEGYSLWFCDYKYNDENTVSFVTLNKVGGFLQRMDLVRKYAFGKMLIVGSEPPFKVQGLWLFRGKEIPKFVMDEVYDMELYEWKQVDINDEAQKERVSQMIEDHEPFEGQALLDAKCFK, from the exons ATGGCTTTG ATTTTACATTCAACAAGTAACAACAAAAATGCCGCAAAGGGACTCATTGCGGCTGAGTACACAGGTGTGAAAGTTGAACTTGCAAAGGATTTCCAGATGGGTGTGTCAAACAAGACACCTGAATTTCTCGAGATGAATCCAATTGGAAAG GTTCCTGTGCTTCAAACACCTGATGGACCTGTTTTTGAGAGCAATGCTATTGCACGTTATG TTACCAAAACGAAGCCTGATAATCTTCTTTTTGGCTCTTCATTGATTGAATAT GCTCAAATTGAACAATGGAATGATTTTTCTGCCACTGAAGTTGATGCAAACATTGCACGTTGGCTGTACCCACGCCTTGGCTATGCCGTATACATTCCTCCA GCTGAGGAAGCTGCGGTAGCTGCATTAAAGAGAGCTCTTGGTGCTTTGAACACCCATCTCGCATCCAACACATACTTGGTTGGACATTCAATCACATTGGCTGACATTATTATGGTCTGCAACTTGAGCATTGGTTTTGGGGTGATAATGACCAAGAGCTTTACCAAAGAATTCCCACATGTAGAGAGATACTTCTGGACTGTGGTTAATCAGCCAAATTTCTGCAAGATATTGGGTGAGGTTAAACAAGCTGAATCTATCCCAGCTCCGCCATCCAAGAAGCCCGCACCGGCGACAGAAAAGCCCAAGGCTAAGGAGGAGCCAAAGAAAGAGGTTAAGGAAGAACCTAAGCCTGCAGAGGAGGAAGCAGCACCCAAGCCTAAGCCAAAGAATCCTCTTGATCTCTTGCCTCCAAGTCCGATGATTCTGGATGATTGGAAGAGGCTTTACTCCAACACCAAGACCAACTTCCGTGAGGTTGCTGTTAAAG GTTTCTGGGACATGTATGACCCTGAAGGATATTCTCTCTGGTTTTGCGATTACAAGTACAATGATGAGAACACAGTTTCGTTTGTAACCTTGAACAAGGTTGGTGGTTTTCTGCAAAGGATGGATCTGGTGCGCAAGTATGCTTTTGGTAAGATGTTGATTGTTGGTTCTGAGCCCCCATTCAAGGTGCAAGGCTTGTGGCTTTTCCGTGGAAAGGAAATTCCCAAGTTCGTTATGGATGAAGTCTACGACATGGAGCTCTATGAATGGAAGCAAGTAGACATCAACGATGAAGCCCAGAAGGAACGTGTTAGCCAAATGATTGAAGACCATGAGCCTTTTGAGGGACAGGCTCTGTTGGATGCAAAGTGCTTCAAGTAA
- the LOC107847529 gene encoding elongation factor 1-gamma 2 isoform X2: protein MLQILHSTSNNKNAAKGLIAAEYTGVKVELAKDFQMGVSNKTPEFLEMNPIGKVPVLQTPDGPVFESNAIARYVTKTKPDNLLFGSSLIEYAQIEQWNDFSATEVDANIARWLYPRLGYAVYIPPAEEAAVAALKRALGALNTHLASNTYLVGHSITLADIIMVCNLSIGFGVIMTKSFTKEFPHVERYFWTVVNQPNFCKILGEVKQAESIPAPPSKKPAPATEKPKAKEEPKKEVKEEPKPAEEEAAPKPKPKNPLDLLPPSPMILDDWKRLYSNTKTNFREVAVKGFWDMYDPEGYSLWFCDYKYNDENTVSFVTLNKVGGFLQRMDLVRKYAFGKMLIVGSEPPFKVQGLWLFRGKEIPKFVMDEVYDMELYEWKQVDINDEAQKERVSQMIEDHEPFEGQALLDAKCFK, encoded by the exons ATGTTGCAGATTTTACATTCAACAAGTAACAACAAAAATGCCGCAAAGGGACTCATTGCGGCTGAGTACACAGGTGTGAAAGTTGAACTTGCAAAGGATTTCCAGATGGGTGTGTCAAACAAGACACCTGAATTTCTCGAGATGAATCCAATTGGAAAG GTTCCTGTGCTTCAAACACCTGATGGACCTGTTTTTGAGAGCAATGCTATTGCACGTTATG TTACCAAAACGAAGCCTGATAATCTTCTTTTTGGCTCTTCATTGATTGAATAT GCTCAAATTGAACAATGGAATGATTTTTCTGCCACTGAAGTTGATGCAAACATTGCACGTTGGCTGTACCCACGCCTTGGCTATGCCGTATACATTCCTCCA GCTGAGGAAGCTGCGGTAGCTGCATTAAAGAGAGCTCTTGGTGCTTTGAACACCCATCTCGCATCCAACACATACTTGGTTGGACATTCAATCACATTGGCTGACATTATTATGGTCTGCAACTTGAGCATTGGTTTTGGGGTGATAATGACCAAGAGCTTTACCAAAGAATTCCCACATGTAGAGAGATACTTCTGGACTGTGGTTAATCAGCCAAATTTCTGCAAGATATTGGGTGAGGTTAAACAAGCTGAATCTATCCCAGCTCCGCCATCCAAGAAGCCCGCACCGGCGACAGAAAAGCCCAAGGCTAAGGAGGAGCCAAAGAAAGAGGTTAAGGAAGAACCTAAGCCTGCAGAGGAGGAAGCAGCACCCAAGCCTAAGCCAAAGAATCCTCTTGATCTCTTGCCTCCAAGTCCGATGATTCTGGATGATTGGAAGAGGCTTTACTCCAACACCAAGACCAACTTCCGTGAGGTTGCTGTTAAAG GTTTCTGGGACATGTATGACCCTGAAGGATATTCTCTCTGGTTTTGCGATTACAAGTACAATGATGAGAACACAGTTTCGTTTGTAACCTTGAACAAGGTTGGTGGTTTTCTGCAAAGGATGGATCTGGTGCGCAAGTATGCTTTTGGTAAGATGTTGATTGTTGGTTCTGAGCCCCCATTCAAGGTGCAAGGCTTGTGGCTTTTCCGTGGAAAGGAAATTCCCAAGTTCGTTATGGATGAAGTCTACGACATGGAGCTCTATGAATGGAAGCAAGTAGACATCAACGATGAAGCCCAGAAGGAACGTGTTAGCCAAATGATTGAAGACCATGAGCCTTTTGAGGGACAGGCTCTGTTGGATGCAAAGTGCTTCAAGTAA
- the LOC107847369 gene encoding elongation factor 1-alpha — protein MGKEKIHISIVVIGHVDSGKSTTTGHLIYKLGGIDKRVIERFEKEAAEMNKRSFKYAWVLDKLKAERERGITIDIALWKFETTKYYCTVIDAPGHRDFIKNMITGTSQADCAVLIIDSTTGGFEAGISKDGQTREHALLAFTLGVKQMICCCNKMDATTPKYSKARYDEIVKEVSSYLKKVGYNPDKIPFVPISGFEGDNMIERSTNLDWYKGPTLLEALDQINEPKRPSDKPLRLPLQDVYKIGGIGTVPVGRVETGVIKPGMVVTFGPTGLTTEVKSVEMHHEALQEALPGDNVGFNVKNVAVKDLKRGYVASNSKDDPAKGAASFTAQVIIMNHPGQIGNGYAPVLDCHTSHIAVKFAEILTKIDRRSGKELEKEPKFLKNGDAGMVKMIPTKPMVVETFAEYPPLGRFAVRDMRQTVAVGVVKNVDKKDPTGAKVTKAAQKKK, from the exons ATGGGTAAAGAGAAAATTCACATTAGCATTGTTGTCATTGGTCATGTCGACTCTGGAAAGTCGACCACTACTGGTCATTTGATCTACAAGCTTGGTGGTATTGACAAGCGTGTCATCGAAAGATTCGAGAAAGAAGCAGCTGAGATGAACAAGAGGTCCTTCAAGTATGCTTGGGTGCTTGACAAGCTGAAGGCAGAGCGTGAACGTGGTATTACCATTGATATTGCCTTGTGGAAGTTCGAGACCACAAAGTACTACTGCACTGTCATTGATGCCCCTGGACACAGGGATTTtatcaagaacatgattactggTACCTCCCAGGCTGACTGTGCTGTCCTCATTATTGACTCCACCACTGGTGGTTTTGAAGCTGGTATCTCCAAGGATGGACAGACCCGTGAGCACGCATTGCTTGCTTTCACCCTCGGTGTCAAGCAAATGATTTGCTGCTGTAACAAG ATGGATGCTACCACCCCCAAATACTCCAAGGCCAGGTATGATGAAATTGTGAAGGAAGTTTCTTCCTACCTCAAGAAGGTTGGGTACAACCCTGACAAAATCCCCTTTGTCCCCATCTCTGGTTTCGAAGGAGACAACATGATTGAGCGATCAACTAATCTCGACTGGTACAAGGGCCCAACCCTACTTGAGGCTCTTGACCAGATTAATGAGCCCAAGAGGCCCTCAGACAAGCCACTCCGTCTCCCACTTCAGGATGTCTACAAGATTGGTGGTATTGGAACTGTGCCTGTTGGTCGTGTTGAAACCGGTGTCATTAAGCCTGGTATGGTTGTGACTTTTGGTCCTACTGGTCTGACTACTGAAGTTAAATCTGTTGAGATGCACCATGAGGCTCTTCAGGAGGCTCTTCCTGGTGACAATGTCGGTTTCAACGTCAAGAACGTTGCTGTTAAGGATCTCAAGAGAGGTTATGTTGCTTCTAACTCCAAAGATGACCCAGCAAAGGGCGCTGCCAGCTTCACTGCTCAAGTCATCATCATGAACCATCCTGGTCAGATTGGAAACGGATATGCTCCAGTGCTCGATTGCCACACCTCCCACATTGCTGTCAAGTTTGCTGAGATCTTGACCAAGATCGATAGACGTTCTGGTAAGGAACTTGAGAAGGAGcccaaattcttgaagaatggtGATGCTGGTATGGTTAAGATGATTCCCACCAAGCCCATGGTTGTTGAAACTTTTGCTGAGTACCCACCATTGGGACGTTTTGCTGTGAGGGACATGCGTCAAACTGTTGCTGTTGGTGTCGTCAAAAATGTTGACAAGAAGGACCCTACTGGTGCCAAAGTCACCAAGGCTGCTCAGAAGAAGAAGTGA